The following coding sequences are from one Haemophilus haemolyticus window:
- a CDS encoding alpha/beta fold hydrolase, whose product MANSLLNYQFHQVKQTINSPTLVFIHGLFGDMNNLGIIARAFSENYNILRVDLRNHGHSFHSEKMNYQLMAEDVIAVIRHLNLPKVILIGHSMGGKTAMEITALCPELVEKLIVIDISPLPYEGFGHQDVFNGLFAVKNAAPKTRQEAKPLLEKEIDDQDVVQFMLKSFEPNSPDYFRFNLTALFNNYANIMDWEKVHVLTPTLFIKGGNSSYIKIENSEKILEQFPHATSFTISGCGHWVHAEKPEFVIRAIERFVNKN is encoded by the coding sequence ATGGCAAATTCATTGCTCAATTATCAATTTCATCAAGTAAAACAAACGATTAATTCTCCAACTTTGGTTTTTATTCATGGTTTGTTCGGGGATATGAATAACCTTGGCATTATCGCCAGAGCTTTTAGCGAGAATTACAATATTTTACGCGTGGATCTGCGCAATCACGGTCATAGTTTTCATTCGGAAAAAATGAATTATCAACTTATGGCTGAAGATGTTATCGCAGTAATCCGCCACTTGAATTTACCTAAAGTGATATTAATTGGTCATTCTATGGGGGGGAAAACTGCCATGGAAATCACCGCACTTTGCCCCGAATTAGTCGAAAAATTAATTGTAATTGATATATCTCCCCTGCCTTACGAAGGATTTGGACATCAAGATGTGTTTAATGGCTTGTTCGCTGTCAAAAATGCAGCCCCTAAAACTCGTCAAGAAGCGAAACCGCTCTTAGAAAAGGAAATTGATGATCAGGATGTCGTGCAATTTATGCTGAAATCTTTTGAACCCAATTCACCTGATTATTTTCGCTTTAATCTCACCGCACTTTTCAACAATTACGCTAACATTATGGATTGGGAAAAGGTGCATGTACTCACGCCGACGCTGTTTATCAAAGGTGGAAATTCTTCTTATATAAAAATAGAGAATAGCGAAAAAATTTTAGAACAATTTCCTCATGCGACGTCTTTTACTATTAGTGGTTGTGGGCATTGGGTCCATGCTGAAAAA
- the seqA gene encoding replication initiation negative regulator SeqA, which produces MKIIEVDEELYQYIASQTRSIGESASDILRRLLNLPAHASVFADDLTFAPAENNEKTESKVEVQTEPAKSESVKPTKKQPITAINQIVEKVQTLLNSTEFQEEGKAVTRFLAILRVLYRTNPESFAQATESLQGRTRVYFARDEATLLMTGNHTKPKQIPDTPYWVITNTNSGRKMLMLEGAMQSMDLPESLIDEVRAYFTVN; this is translated from the coding sequence ATGAAGATCATTGAAGTTGATGAAGAATTATACCAATACATTGCGAGCCAAACCCGCTCTATTGGGGAAAGTGCTTCGGATATTTTACGCCGTTTGCTTAATTTACCGGCACATGCGAGTGTTTTCGCCGATGACTTAACATTTGCTCCGGCTGAAAATAACGAAAAAACAGAATCAAAAGTAGAAGTACAGACTGAACCTGCTAAGTCAGAAAGTGTAAAACCGACGAAAAAACAGCCGATAACTGCAATTAATCAGATCGTAGAAAAAGTTCAAACGTTGTTGAACTCGACAGAATTTCAAGAAGAAGGCAAAGCTGTTACACGTTTCTTAGCAATTCTACGCGTGCTTTATCGCACCAATCCTGAGAGTTTTGCGCAAGCCACAGAATCTTTACAAGGCCGTACTCGAGTTTATTTTGCGCGCGATGAAGCAACATTGTTAATGACTGGCAATCATACAAAACCAAAACAAATTCCAGATACGCCTTATTGGGTTATCACAAACACAAACAGTGGTCGTAAAATGCTGATGTTGGAAGGCGCAATGCAATCAATGGATTTGCCTGAAAGTTTAATTGACGAAGTGCGGGCATATTTCACGGTAAATTAA